A window of Sedimentibacter sp. MB31-C6 genomic DNA:
ACTTGGTGAATATGAAAAGATTGTAGGCGATATATATTTGGCTTTATATGAACAAATGGTATATCCTCTAAAAAAACATATTACTAATTTTAACAATGTTATTGTTATGACCAGGGGCATTAATAAGAAATATGTTAACGAAATTCGAAAGATGCCATGTAATACAGATATTTTGGTAATAAATGATTCATATGAAAGCACCATACAAACAACAAATACTTTTTATGAGCTTGGCATAAGTAATATTAATTTTATACCATATGAAAAAAGGTTAGATGTGAACAATTATTATAATAAAATTGATATTGCTGTTACAACAGGTGAAGTTGACTTGGTCCCAAAGTATATAAAAAAAACCATTAATATAGGATATCGGGAAATTGGCTGTGACACTATTATTAAGATAATGCAGAAACTGAGTTTGAGTCATAAACTAATAAACAGAAATATAATTAAGAATTTGAACGATATTGTTGAGCCGAATTTTAATTTTAAAAGAAATTATCTAAATAGCTATTTAAAAGGTGAAATGCTAAATGAAATGATTTCCAATTCATACGAAGGTATTATGTTGACAGACAATAATTATAATTTAGTTTATTCTAATAATAAATTGAATAATATTTTTAGTATTGAAGATAACTCTAATGATAAGAGTATAAAAAATTTTATGGATCATGAAATTTATAATTTAATAACAGGAGGTGAGTTTAAAAGTAAACTTATCAAAATAAATGAAGAAAACTATACAATTGAGAAGTCTCACGTTATGCTTATGAATCAAACCATAGGATATAATTTTATATTAAGAAATGAAAAGGATATAAGAAATTTAGAAATTGAATTAAATAACAATCTAATTAAAAAGGGCTTTTTTGCAAAATACAAATTTGAAGAAATAGTTTATAAATCAGACGTAATGATGCAATGCATCAGTATTTCAAAAAAAGCAGCTCTTTCTGATTATACCATAAATATTCATGGAGAAAGCGGCACTGGAAAGGAATTGATAGCCCAATCAATACATAATTTTTCAAATAGAAAAGCAATGCCATTCGTAGCAATCAATTGTGCTTCATTGCCTGAGTCCCTTTTAGAAAGTCAATTGTTTGGCTATGAAAGAGGAGCATTTACAGGAGCGAGTAAAAACGGGAAAGTAGGATTATTTGAACAGGCCGATACAGGAACTTTGTTTTTAGATGAAATAGGGGATATATCTCAAAATGTTCAAAGTCGGCTACTAAGAGCAATTCAGGAAAAGCAGATAATGCGCATAGGCAGTGATAGATTTATTAATATTGATGTAAGAATTATTGTAGCAACAAATAAAAATTTAGAAGAAGAAGTACGTAAAGGAAAATTCAGAAGTGATTTGTTTTACAGACTTAATGTGATTTCAATTGAAATACCTCCTCTTAGAGAACGAAAAAATGATATATTGCTACTTTTAAAAAAATTCTTAGGAACATCATATTTCAACGTGACAGACGAAGAAAAAAACGCAATTTTAGAATATAGTTGGCCAGGTAATGTAAGGGAATTGGAAAGTGCTGCAAGTTATTATATGACCCTAAATGAATTTCCTAAATGTATTTTTAAGACACAAAACAATAAATTAAAAAGTGATAATTTAAAAGACAATGAATTAGAAATATTAAAAAT
This region includes:
- a CDS encoding sigma-54 interaction domain-containing protein, producing MKTVLMIYNNRENWTVIEYLKGCIESIFENYVQVNNVFLNELGEYEKIVGDIYLALYEQMVYPLKKHITNFNNVIVMTRGINKKYVNEIRKMPCNTDILVINDSYESTIQTTNTFYELGISNINFIPYEKRLDVNNYYNKIDIAVTTGEVDLVPKYIKKTINIGYREIGCDTIIKIMQKLSLSHKLINRNIIKNLNDIVEPNFNFKRNYLNSYLKGEMLNEMISNSYEGIMLTDNNYNLVYSNNKLNNIFSIEDNSNDKSIKNFMDHEIYNLITGGEFKSKLIKINEENYTIEKSHVMLMNQTIGYNFILRNEKDIRNLEIELNNNLIKKGFFAKYKFEEIVYKSDVMMQCISISKKAALSDYTINIHGESGTGKELIAQSIHNFSNRKAMPFVAINCASLPESLLESQLFGYERGAFTGASKNGKVGLFEQADTGTLFLDEIGDISQNVQSRLLRAIQEKQIMRIGSDRFINIDVRIIVATNKNLEEEVRKGKFRSDLFYRLNVISIEIPPLRERKNDILLLLKKFLGTSYFNVTDEEKNAILEYSWPGNVRELESAASYYMTLNEFPKCIFKTQNNKLKSDNLKDNELEILKIINDNTSSFHGIGRTSIIYELKQNNINISDVKVRAILKSLNKKGYIETLKGRSGNRIMQQGKDYLIFGTKIAKE